The sequence AAGATCGCCACGCGCGGCGTGGAGGGGTAGCGGGGCGCTCTCACCCACGAGAGTTTTCGGTATGACTACCGTCGCCTTCCTCGGCCTTGGCGCGATTGGCACGCCAATGGCCAGACATCTCGCCACGCCCGACTTCACGCTCGCGGTGTGGAACCGGACCGCCAAGAAAGCGGCCGACTTTGCTACCACACACCACGTCCGCCACGCCGCGACCCCCGCTGCTGCCGCCCGCGGTGCGTCGGTGGTGGTCACCTGCTTTCCCACCTCGCGCGAAGTCGCGGCGCTGCTCGACGGACCAGACGGCCTGATTGCCGGCATGGCCAAAGGCACCACCCTGCTCGATTGCACCTCGGGTGATCCCGCCACGTCGCGACAGATCGAAGCACGCCTCGCCGAACATGGCATTGGCTACCTCGACGCGCCGGTGAGCGGTGGTGTGGCGGGCGCGGAAATTGGCACGCTTACGGTGATGGTGGGTGGCAGCGAAGCCGTAATGGCCGCTGTGATGCCAGTGCTCCTCGCCTTCGGCGAAAAAATCGTGCACTGCGGCCCCGTCGGATCGGGCGGTGCCCTCAAGGCCGTGAACAACGCGCTGCTCGCCGTGCACATCTGGAGCGCGGCCGAAGGATTGGCGGCGCTCGTCAAAGCGGGCGTGAACCCGACCGTGGCGCTCGACGTGATCAATGCATCCAGTGGACGCTCCAACACCACGCAGAATCTCTTTCCGGCACGCGTGCTCCCGCGCGCCTTCCCGCGCACCTTCCGTCTGGCGCTGCTCGACAAAGATGTGGGCATTGCCGCCCAAGTCATGCGCGAGCAAAAAGTGCCAAGCCCGCTCATTCAGCTTACCGCCGAGTTGTTTGCGGCGGCGCATCGCGAGCTCGGCGAGGAAGCCGATCACGTTGAGGCGGTCAAAGTGGTCGAGCGACAGGCCGGAGTCGAGATCAAGTGACCACCGCCACACACACGGCGCACGACACGGTACCGACGGTACAGAGTGTCGAACAGATTCGCGCGCAATTTCCGGCGCTGCTCCGGCAGCATCGTGGGGAATCGGTCGCGTACTTTGACGGGCCCGGTGGCACGCAGGTGCCGCAGCAGGTGGCCGATGCCATGAGCGACTACCTGTTGCATCACAACGCCAATACGCACTGGGAATATCCGACCAGCGCAGAAACGGACGCGATGCTCGCCGCCGCGCGGGAAGCCGCTGCTGATTTTCTCAATGCATCGGCCACCGAAGTGGCGTTTGGCAACAACATGACGACGCTCACCTTCCACCTCGCGCGCGCGCTCGGCATGGCGTGGGGGCCGGGCGATGAGATTGTCATCACCGATCTCGACCATCACGCCAATCAGGCGCCGTGGCGTCGCCTCGAAAAAGAGCGCGGGGTGACCGTGAAGCGCGTGGAGGTGCGACTCGGCAGTGGGCAGCTCGATTGGGCCAGCTTCGAGCGCGCCATTGGCCCGCGCACCAAACTCGTCGCCGTCGGTGCGGGTTCCAATGCGCTCGGCACCATCAACGACGTCACGCGTGCGGCAAAACTCGCACACAACGTCGGTGCGTTGGTCTTTGTAGACGCGGTGCATTACGCGCCGCACGCGCTGGTAGATGTGCGCGCCATGGATTGCGATTTTCTTGCGTGCAGTGCGTACAAGTTCTACGGCCCGCACGCCGGCGTCCTCTTTGGTAAAAAGGCGCTCATCGAAGCGCTCGACGTGCCGCGCCTCGAACCGGCGCCAGACTACGCCCCGGAATGCCTCGAAACGGGCACGCAGAACCACGAAGGTATGGTGGGCACTGGCGCCGCCATCGATTTTTTCGCCTCGCTCGCCACCGGTGCAACACGACGCGATCGATTGGAATCTGCGTTCGCGGCGCTGCACGCACGCGGTCAGTCGCTGGTGGAGCGGCTCTGGGCAGGACTCAGCGCGATTCCCGGCGTCACGATGCACGGACCCACGCCGGACCAGCCGCGCACCCCGACCGTTGCATTCACCGTTGCGGGGCATGACTCCACGGCCGTCGCTCGCTTTCTCGCGGAGCGCGCGGTGTTTGTGTCGCACGGCGACTTCTATGCGGCGACGATTGTGGCGTTGCTCGGCCACGGCACTGACGGACTCGTGCGCGCGGGCTGCGCCTGCTACACCACCGAGAGTGAGGTTGGCCGGCTGATTGCCGGTGTGGCAGAACTCGCGGCGCGCTAAGGTGCCGCGGTAGCGAACGAGCGGCGCCCTCACGCGCCGTTTGCACGATCACGAGTGAGTCGCCGGCGCCGCTAATGTAGCGCCACGCGACTCACTCGTCGTTTACGCGCCGCCCTTCTTGCGGCTCACCGTGGTTTTCTCGAGCCCCGCGAGAAACGGTTCGTATTTGGAACCCGGGCTCCAGAGCACCCAGCCGTCATAGCCCGCGTCGTACACCGCGCGCTTCTGTTCGCGAATCTCGGCGGCGGTGTATGGCGGCTGTCCGAGCGAAAAAGCCTGGAGCCACGGGCGCACGCGCTCGCCCCGAAGGCCCATCTTTAAGTTGCGCTCGTGCGCTTTTTCGATCGCAATATTGATGGTCTTGTACGGCTCGGCGTTCGGATGCTTGATCCCGAACGAACCCGGCGGGTAGTGCGACGGATACACCATCGGGAGGAGCACGTCGGCGATCGGCGCGAGCGTTTCCCACTTCTGTCCCACCTCAAGCGCGCCAGGCACGGTGGTCACGAGGCCAAAGATGTCGGCGGTTGTGCGCACGCCAAGCTTGCTGAGTCGCGTGTGCGCGAACTGAAGGAACTCGCCGAGCGCGGCATCCTTGGAGAGCTGCCCTTGTCCTGGGAAGACTTGCACGGGAAGCGATTTGTACGGTTCAGGAAAACGGATGTAGTCGAACTGGACCTCACCGAATCCCAGACGCACCGCTTCTTCGGCGACGCGCACGTTGTACTCCCACAACTCCTTGTGGTAGGGATTCACCCACGCGAGCCCTTTCTTGTCGCGCCAGACGGAGCCGTCTTGGCGGCGAATGGTCCATTCGGGGTTCACGCGCGCCGTGACCGAATCTTTGAACACCACAATGCGCGCCACGGCCAGAATGTGGTGCGCCTTGAGCGTGTCGAGCATTGCCTTGGCATTCGCGATCACGCCGGATTTTCCGGCGTTGCGTTGCAGCATCGGATCGGTGCTGGCGAGGTTGAGGCCGAACTCATCTTTGACGTCAATGATGAGCGCGTTGATCTCGGTGGAGTCGGCCATCGCGATGAGCTGACGCATCCGCTTGGCGCTTTGCGCGGCAAAGCGGTTCACGTAGAGGCCGCGTACAATCGCCGTGTCCGGCGCTGGCGCGGTGGCTTTTGCTGGTGCGGCGGGCGCAGCAGCCTTGGCTGGGGCCTGCGCGAACGCAGGGGCGGCCAGCAGAAAGAGCAGAGTGGGGTATTTCACGGGTTATAATTAGCGGGGTGACACCCAATCTTGGCACTCCCCTCCTCGCCGGCGCTCGCGTCAATCCGCCGCGTCACACTCTGGCCGCCGCGATTCGCGTGGCGTTGTTGGGCGCGGTGATCAGCGTGGTGGTCGCGTGCTCCGCGCCGCGCGCGTGGCGTGCGCCGAAGGCCGATTTTCTCGTGAGCGGTGGCGACTCGACCTACTGGGTGACGAGCGACTCTGCCGGACTCAAAATGCGTGGCGCGCCCCTTCTGTTGGCGCGCGTAGAAGGCCGGTTCGTCGAGGTCTTTGGTGTGGACGATGACCATTCGTATGCGGACGCGGTGTACGTCGGGCAGCGCCTATTTGTGCGCGATCTCGTGCGCGGTGACTCCGTGGAGCTGATGGCCGATACCGTCGTCCCGCGCCTCGCGCGCGACTATGCCCGCGCGCACCCGCGCGAACTCCCTCTCGGTCCGGACGAAGAGGGCAATCCGCAGCCGACCATCAGCGCGACGGCGGACATCGAAGTGCTGACCGTGCACGGGCCTTACCTGTCGTACGAATATCACGTGGATATCGACACCCTCATGGGCGAGCGTCACGCCGCCGCGCACCGGGTGCGCCGCGGCGTGATCGATTTGCGCACGGCGTCTGCGGTGCGTGTGAGCGCGCTGTTCGGCGAAGGTGAGTCACAGCGCGTTGAGCTGGAGGCGGTTCGCGAATGGAACGCGCGTCGGGATTCGCTCATTGGCGAAACGCGGCCGGACGCGCGACGAGAGTTAAGCGCGTTGGTCGTGGATCCGTCCAGTTTTGAGCTCCGTGACCGCGCCCGCGAGCCTGAGGTGATGTTCTCGCTCCCCATGGAGACGCACACCGACCTCTCGCCGCGCGCGCCGACCCTCGCTGGCCGGCCCGTGGCGCCCTCGCTCTGGTGGTCGGCCATTCGGGAACAACTTTCGACGGGGCCGGACTCTCTGCGGCGTTGGGAACGGCCGGGGTTCACGGTGGAGGTGCGCGCCGAAGGGGAGCACGCGCGCGTGGTGCTCGTTGGTCCCGCGCGTCGCGAATTCAGTGCGGGGCTCGTCGCGACGCCGGTGGATCGCATGCAATGGCTCGACGCATCGGTCAACGACGAAGCGCGCCGTGCGTTGCGAAAGGCCTTTGCGGACGCGTCGCTCCATTCCGAAAATTCGCGCGTTGCGGCGGCTTCCGCGCGCGGAGCGTGGATTGGCGCGCGGCTCGCAGGCGCTGCGTCGGTGCGTCTCGAGTTCTTCGGTGCGCGGCCCGCCGCCGCACTGAAGCCGCGCGGCCTCGCGCGCATCGTTGTGCCGCGGATTCGCAGTGGGCGACGCTCGCGTGCCGGTGCCCCACGCGTGTCCACATGACGCGCTTCGCCCACCGACGCCGGAGCGCGCCACGTGTGCCGCTCCCATACGCCGAAGCACAGGCCACGAGCGCGCTGCCGCTGGTGCGCCGCATCGTGCGCGATCTCATCGTGCGCTACGGCGCGTGGCAGGACGCCGTCTCGGCGTTTGAATACGCCACCGTGGGATCGCTCGCCGATCAACCCGACGCCGAAGCCGAACGGTTGCAACGCCTCGCGCAGACGATTGCCATTGAAGTCGAGGCATTGTTCTGCGAACTCGACCATCTCGGTGTTGAGTGCCGCGACCCGGGCCGCGGTCTGGTGGCGTTCCCCGGTGCGGGGGGCGCGACGTACTACTGGGCGCCCGGCGACGCCTCGGTATGGTCGGAGGCGTCGGCGAACGGCACGTCAAACTCCGCGCCGTCACGGGCGCAGGATGTGGCCGCAAACACTTCTCTCGCCTCGCGCTCCAAGTCTGAAGGATCGCGCGAGTAGCGCGCCGAAAAATGGGTGAGCACGAGCCGGCGCGCGCCCGCTCGTGACGCCACCGTCGCCGCCTCGCGAGCGGTAGAATGGCCGGTCTCCAGTGCGCGCGCGGCTTCTTCGTCGCCGAAGGTGGCTTCGTGCACCATCAGATCGGCGCCCGCGCTTGCCTCGACTGTCGCCTCGCACGGTCGCGTGTCGCCGGTGATCACCACGCGACGGCCGATCCGCGTGGGCCCAACGAGCGTCGCGGGATCCACGATGCGGCCGTCTTCGAGGGTAATCACCTCACCCTTGTGGAGCCGGCCCCAGAGCGGCCCTTCGGGAATGCCAAGATCGCGCGCCATGTCGGGGTGAAAGCGACCGCGCCGTTCTTCCTCGATGAGCGCATAGCCCACCGCCGACTGTCCACGATGATCCACGTCGAACGGGAGGATGGCATACTCCTTTCGCGGAATCGACGCGCCCGGCACCACCTCGGTGGCCTCAAGCGGAAAGGACAACCGCTCCACGCCCAACCCCTCGGCTTTCTTCAGCATCGCGTGCAACCCTTTCGGGCCCCAGAGGCGCAGCGGTTCCGTGCGCGCCTGCAACGTCATGGTGCGCAGGAGGCCGAGGAGTCCGAGAAAGTGATCGGTATGAAAGTGCGTAAAGAAGAGGTCGCCAAAATTGAACGACACTTGGGCGGGAGGCGGAGGTGCCGAGGAGGCGGAGGGAGAGGGACACGAATGGAAGATAGCGGGAAAGAGGGGAGATGCAGGAGAGTGGGCAGCACGGCAACTGCGGTAGACGGTAGACGGTCGACGGTCGACGGATGGGTAGGCCCGGAGACGGGAGAACGGAGCACCGAGAACGGTTAACCGTTAACCGTTTTCCGTTCTCTGTTTTCTGTGCGCCGCGGCAAGGGTCCACATCCCGCATTACCCTACGAGAAGTGCAACCGACAACCGTCTACTCGCCCGTGTCTTCCCCCGACAACACGCGCGCATGCACCGCCGCGTCGATATTCCCCCCGCTCAGCACAATCACCAGCGGAAATGGCTCAGCCTCCAACCGCCCCGCGAGCAGTGCCGCCACGCCAACCGCGCCGGCCCCTTCAACCTTGAGCCCCTCCTCAATCCACAACATCGCAATCGCGCTCGCAATCGCCGACTCTGGCACCACCGCAATACCGTCGAGTGCCGCCACGCCCTGCGCGAGCATCTCCGCGTCCACCAGCCCTGCCAAGCCGTCCGCCAGCGTGGGGAGATCCGGAATATCGGTTGGTTGACCTGAGGCCAACCCTAACGCCATCGCGTTGGTGCGTTCGCTTTGCGCGCCAATGAAACGCACGCGCAACGCGTCGCCGCGCAGCAACCCTGCCATTCCACCCACCAGTCCGCCGCCGCCAACACCCGCGACAATCGTGGCCACCGAAGGGAGCGCCTCCACAATCTCCAGCGCCACGGTGCCTTGGCCTGCGAGCAGCGTGCGACCGGTGCAGGGGCTAATAAATGCCGCACCGTGCTCCGCCGCATACGCACGCGCCAACAGCTCGGCGGCATCATAATGCTCGGCGGTTGCGTCAATCACCGCACCCGTCGCGGCAATCTTTTCACGCTTCACCGCAGGCGACGTTCGTGGAACGAACACCGTGGCGTGCACACCAAGCGCCGCCGCCGCGGTGGCGAGTCCGAGCCCGTGGTTGCCAGCGGAGGCCGTCACCACCCCCGCCGCGCGCTCCGCGATGGTGAGGCAGGCCAATGCGTTGGTGGCGCCGCGAATCTTGAACGAGCCGGTGCGCTGCTCGCATTCGAGTTTCAACCAGACGTCGCCGCCCGCGAACTCCGACAGCAGCTCCGAGCGCCGGAGCGCTGTGCGTGCCGTGGACGCCGCGATGCGTTGCGCGGCGTCACGGATTTCGGCGGGAGAGGGAAGCACGGACGTCACGGTAGAAAAACAACTACAGGGCGCGCGCGCGCGAAAGAGTGCAGCCAAAGGCAAGCGCAGGAGGTGCGGGAGCGCTCCGCCGCCAATCGTAGCAGGCGACGCTCCCCGACTCAGCGCGGGCCGCTCTCCGGCGTCCAGCGGCGCACATAACCCTCAGCGTCCCATTTGTCGTACGCCCGCGCCAGCGACATCGGCCGCATCGTCCCCCACACCGGCTTGTTGAACCAGGGGCGATCGAACTTGCCGAAGCACCATTGAATGCCGCCCACGCTCGCGGGGTCGCGTCCGTCGAGCGCCCACTTGTCGTTGAGCACGAGCAAATGATCGAGTGCCGTCTTGTAGCGGTTCGTCCACTGCATGACCGACTTGCCCCACAGCATGCGCACCACGTTGTGAATCACGCCGGTGGTACGCAACTCGTGCTGCGCCGCATTCCAGAGCGCGTTATGCGTGCGCCCTTCCTCGAGTTCGCGCAGCGTGTAATGCGCCTCCCGCGGGTCGTCCTTGTGCTGCTCCATCGTGCGATGCACCCAGTCGGGGAGCCCTCGCAGTTGCGCGTGGCGCGCGTTGCGTACGCAAAAGTTGAAGGCCAATTCCCGCCACGTGATGAGCTGGTCCAAATATTTCTCCGCGCTCGCCGCTGGCCCTGCGTCACGGACGACACGCGCCACTTCCGCCGCACTGATTTGCCCAAAGTGCAGGTACGGCGAGAGTCGGCTCGACCCCTCCGTGTCGGTAGGATCCGCTCGCCGAACTTCGTAATTAGCGAGGGCATTCGCGCAAAAGTGATGTAGTCGCGCGCGCGCCGCGTCGATTCCACTCGTGAAATACGTACGCGCCACAGGCGGCACCGAGTGATCAATCTCGCAGCGCGCAACTTCGGCAGCGATGGTCGCGTCATCAAGGTCGCCGATCGCCAGCCGTTCTACCTCGAGCCCCGCCGCCAGCGTATCGGAGAACGCGCGCCTCGGCGCCCGATCCTCCACTGGCTCCAGCGCCCCGTCGATAAGCTTGGCGAGTTTGGGGCGAATCGTGCGCGCCGCGAACTCCGATTTTCCAAAGTGCGCGGCCGGCACCACGGTGTACGACTCCACCGCCACCACGCGGCACGGCGCGCGCTCGGCGAACCGCGCCGTGCGTTCCGCAATGCCGCAGGTGGGAAAAAGATCGGTCACCACCAAGCACGCGCGCGCCGCGAGCCGGTCCACCACGCGGCGGTCGTCATCGCGGCAACGTCGCAGCGCAAACTGGTAGGTATAGCCGAGCGACGTGGCGCGGCGCGCCAACGCCCGCGCGTTCTCGAGCACGAAGCTGTGAATGCGATCGTTGGCGTGCGGGTAGGTTGGGTCGAGCCCTTGATGGATGAGCAGCGGACGGTTGAGCCGATCTGCCTCGAGCACGGCAAAGCGGAGCGCCCAGTTCTCCTCAAATCGGTGCGTGCTCTGCATCCAGTAGAGCACGTACTCTCCTTCTGGTTGCAGCCGCACCTCGTTGCACCGCTCGGCGCGGAGCGCGAGCTGTGAGTGCACAAAGGGCGAGTCGAGCGCGTGAGGCGGCACAGGGTGTTGAGCTGAGGGTACAAGGGCGGAGGTCTAGCAGTTGGAAGGCTCTGGGAAAGGACCCACCTGAGCCACTCCAAGACCGACTACGGAATACGAAAAACGGTTCACCGTAAACAGTCTGCGAACTCAACGCATACAGCCGCCCGCGAGTTCGCGCAGGGGGAGTCGCTCGCAACTGCTTTCCGCACCGTGAGTTATCAACCGTTTCCGCCCCTCCGAAACCCCGCAAATAACCCCCACTTTAGCTTGACTTACCCCCTGCCGATGCTAGATTTATACTCGTGACGTCGGTCCCGCCCGATCGTATTACGGCGGGATCGTTTTGTAAGGATGACCGGGTGCGACCGGCCGCTTGTAGCTACCGCACCCAGTATTTCGCGGGGCTGTAGCTCAGCTGGGAGAGCGCTGCAATCGCACTGCAGAGGTCAGGGGTTCGATCCCCCTCAGCTCCACTCAACACGCTTTTTCTGATTTCGGTGGTTTCGTAGTGTTTGCCCGCCGCTGCGCGGTAGGACGGAGAGTTCCAATGCCGGCGCGCGTGGCAGCTTCGAAACCCCGGATGGTGTAGCGCCGCGAACCTTTGGGTTCCGCGGCGCTTGTGTTTTAAGCGTGGGTTGGCGCGCTCACGCCGCCGGTGCCCACGCCCACGCCGCCAGTCCCCACGCCGCCGGTCCCAACGCCAAACCCCCACGCTCACGCTGCGGTCGCGCCGTGAGCGAAGCCGCCCCGCCGAGGGAGCCGTCTACCAGCCGTTGCGGCTCCGCAGTGCGGTTACGTGCGCCACGTGATGCTCGCAATGCTACTACCCCCTTACCGTAAGGTACTATAACCGGTACCTTGGTCACGGTGATGACAAGAACTCCGAGAAATGGCCACGTAGATTTAGTCAGAAACCCCCTAGGTGGTGGTACCAAGGAAATCACCAATGCCACAGGTTGAGCCGAGGTTCCACGAGGCGGTGACGATGAGGGGGCCGGACGGTGTGGGGCCCATCAGGGTCCTGCTGACCGTGGACGGGCCCCTGCAGAGCCTGATCGCGTACTTCCGCGTCCCGGTGAACCGTGATCGGTCGCTCACGTGGCAGCTCAAAGCAGCATCGGCTGTCGGCCTGATGATTGACTACCTCGCCGTGTACCGGCCAGATCCGCGAGAACTCTATGAGGAACTCGGACCTGGCGTACTGTCACAAGACTGGAAGTCAACCTACCTGAGCAGGTTCGTTCAAGCGCTTCGGACGGGAACCGTGACCGACACTGGACTGGATCCCACCGGCCTGTTCTGGTCGGCAGCGTCGCAACGCAAGGTCGATACGGTCGTCAGTGCCAT comes from Gemmatimonadota bacterium and encodes:
- a CDS encoding NAD(P)-dependent oxidoreductase, whose product is MGARSPRAAWRGSGALSPTRVFGMTTVAFLGLGAIGTPMARHLATPDFTLAVWNRTAKKAADFATTHHVRHAATPAAAARGASVVVTCFPTSREVAALLDGPDGLIAGMAKGTTLLDCTSGDPATSRQIEARLAEHGIGYLDAPVSGGVAGAEIGTLTVMVGGSEAVMAAVMPVLLAFGEKIVHCGPVGSGGALKAVNNALLAVHIWSAAEGLAALVKAGVNPTVALDVINASSGRSNTTQNLFPARVLPRAFPRTFRLALLDKDVGIAAQVMREQKVPSPLIQLTAELFAAAHRELGEEADHVEAVKVVERQAGVEIK
- a CDS encoding cysteine desulfurase-like protein codes for the protein MTTATHTAHDTVPTVQSVEQIRAQFPALLRQHRGESVAYFDGPGGTQVPQQVADAMSDYLLHHNANTHWEYPTSAETDAMLAAAREAAADFLNASATEVAFGNNMTTLTFHLARALGMAWGPGDEIVITDLDHHANQAPWRRLEKERGVTVKRVEVRLGSGQLDWASFERAIGPRTKLVAVGAGSNALGTINDVTRAAKLAHNVGALVFVDAVHYAPHALVDVRAMDCDFLACSAYKFYGPHAGVLFGKKALIEALDVPRLEPAPDYAPECLETGTQNHEGMVGTGAAIDFFASLATGATRRDRLESAFAALHARGQSLVERLWAGLSAIPGVTMHGPTPDQPRTPTVAFTVAGHDSTAVARFLAERAVFVSHGDFYAATIVALLGHGTDGLVRAGCACYTTESEVGRLIAGVAELAAR
- a CDS encoding putative glycoside hydrolase, which codes for MKYPTLLFLLAAPAFAQAPAKAAAPAAPAKATAPAPDTAIVRGLYVNRFAAQSAKRMRQLIAMADSTEINALIIDVKDEFGLNLASTDPMLQRNAGKSGVIANAKAMLDTLKAHHILAVARIVVFKDSVTARVNPEWTIRRQDGSVWRDKKGLAWVNPYHKELWEYNVRVAEEAVRLGFGEVQFDYIRFPEPYKSLPVQVFPGQGQLSKDAALGEFLQFAHTRLSKLGVRTTADIFGLVTTVPGALEVGQKWETLAPIADVLLPMVYPSHYPPGSFGIKHPNAEPYKTINIAIEKAHERNLKMGLRGERVRPWLQAFSLGQPPYTAAEIREQKRAVYDAGYDGWVLWSPGSKYEPFLAGLEKTTVSRKKGGA
- a CDS encoding MBL fold metallo-hydrolase, coding for MSFNFGDLFFTHFHTDHFLGLLGLLRTMTLQARTEPLRLWGPKGLHAMLKKAEGLGVERLSFPLEATEVVPGASIPRKEYAILPFDVDHRGQSAVGYALIEEERRGRFHPDMARDLGIPEGPLWGRLHKGEVITLEDGRIVDPATLVGPTRIGRRVVITGDTRPCEATVEASAGADLMVHEATFGDEEAARALETGHSTAREAATVASRAGARRLVLTHFSARYSRDPSDLEREAREVFAATSCARDGAEFDVPFADASDHTEASPGAQ
- a CDS encoding pyridoxal-phosphate dependent enzyme; protein product: MLPSPAEIRDAAQRIAASTARTALRRSELLSEFAGGDVWLKLECEQRTGSFKIRGATNALACLTIAERAAGVVTASAGNHGLGLATAAAALGVHATVFVPRTSPAVKREKIAATGAVIDATAEHYDAAELLARAYAAEHGAAFISPCTGRTLLAGQGTVALEIVEALPSVATIVAGVGGGGLVGGMAGLLRGDALRVRFIGAQSERTNAMALGLASGQPTDIPDLPTLADGLAGLVDAEMLAQGVAALDGIAVVPESAIASAIAMLWIEEGLKVEGAGAVGVAALLAGRLEAEPFPLVIVLSGGNIDAAVHARVLSGEDTGE
- a CDS encoding deoxyribodipyrimidine photo-lyase codes for the protein MPPHALDSPFVHSQLALRAERCNEVRLQPEGEYVLYWMQSTHRFEENWALRFAVLEADRLNRPLLIHQGLDPTYPHANDRIHSFVLENARALARRATSLGYTYQFALRRCRDDDRRVVDRLAARACLVVTDLFPTCGIAERTARFAERAPCRVVAVESYTVVPAAHFGKSEFAARTIRPKLAKLIDGALEPVEDRAPRRAFSDTLAAGLEVERLAIGDLDDATIAAEVARCEIDHSVPPVARTYFTSGIDAARARLHHFCANALANYEVRRADPTDTEGSSRLSPYLHFGQISAAEVARVVRDAGPAASAEKYLDQLITWRELAFNFCVRNARHAQLRGLPDWVHRTMEQHKDDPREAHYTLRELEEGRTHNALWNAAQHELRTTGVIHNVVRMLWGKSVMQWTNRYKTALDHLLVLNDKWALDGRDPASVGGIQWCFGKFDRPWFNKPVWGTMRPMSLARAYDKWDAEGYVRRWTPESGPR